From Chloroflexota bacterium, the proteins below share one genomic window:
- the uppS gene encoding di-trans,poly-cis-decaprenylcistransferase has translation MISIRKQIERLPIHIAIVPDGNGRWAEKRGLSRLAGHQAGVKKMRSLIEYLNDLQIKYVTLYGFSTENWGRPKDEIKGLFRILVERIDQDVPKLHKRGVRVRHLGRPGELPDWLQSSVKRAEELTKDNTGLTLSLAFNYGGHIEIIDAVRRIIAEGIPPEKIDEKLFSNYLYTAGIPDVDLLIRTGDELRLSNFLLWQTAYSEYYFTDVLWPDFTKEDMDKALIDYSQRERRFGAL, from the coding sequence ATGATATCAATCAGGAAGCAAATAGAACGATTGCCAATTCATATTGCCATTGTACCCGATGGGAATGGACGCTGGGCGGAGAAGCGCGGGCTGTCCCGGCTGGCCGGACATCAGGCTGGCGTGAAAAAGATGCGCTCCCTGATTGAATACCTTAATGACCTGCAGATAAAATACGTTACCCTTTATGGGTTCTCCACCGAGAACTGGGGTCGTCCTAAGGATGAAATCAAGGGATTATTCCGCATTCTGGTGGAGAGGATTGACCAGGATGTACCCAAGCTGCACAAGAGGGGCGTGAGGGTTCGCCACCTCGGGCGACCTGGAGAGCTGCCTGACTGGCTGCAGAGTTCGGTTAAGCGTGCGGAAGAACTCACCAAGGACAATACCGGATTGACGCTGAGTCTGGCCTTCAACTACGGCGGGCATATTGAAATCATAGACGCGGTTCGCCGCATCATCGCGGAAGGCATCCCGCCGGAAAAGATAGACGAGAAACTGTTCAGCAACTATCTGTATACGGCCGGTATTCCAGACGTTGACCTTTTGATAAGAACCGGTGACGAACTGCGCCTCAGCAACTTCCTGCTATGGCAGACCGCCTATAGCGAATACTACTTCACCGATGTTCTCTGGCCCGATTTCACCAAAGAGGACATGGACAAGGCGCTGATTGACTACAGCCAGCGGGAACGGCGCTTCGGTGCGCTGTAA
- a CDS encoding phosphatidate cytidylyltransferase encodes MLKKRLITALLGLPLLIVVVWFDKPLPWFTVFIAIWGLLAAYEFYRLVGVSGIYSLTVFGLLFTFLIIISPHCPSPFAAPLLVTLAVVLPLIWLVLRQRVEGAFTGWAWMVAGFLYVGWMLSFLIDLRLEAGRNWVLFAFFTTFGSDSAAYFIGRVLGRHRLAPRISPQKSWEGAIGGMLGAAAVSLLFTLSTPLHITLSIGQGIVLALLVSIFGQIGDLAESLLKRNTGVKESGTSIPGHGGFLDRMDSAVFAGVTVYLYYTFAIL; translated from the coding sequence ATGCTCAAGAAAAGACTCATAACCGCACTGTTAGGTCTCCCCCTCCTTATTGTCGTAGTCTGGTTTGATAAACCTCTGCCCTGGTTCACTGTCTTTATTGCCATCTGGGGATTGCTGGCCGCTTACGAGTTCTACCGGCTGGTGGGCGTTTCCGGCATCTATTCGCTGACCGTCTTCGGGCTGCTCTTTACATTTCTGATAATAATAAGCCCTCACTGCCCATCCCCATTTGCCGCCCCGCTGCTGGTGACGCTGGCCGTGGTGCTGCCGCTCATCTGGCTGGTGCTGCGCCAGCGCGTCGAGGGAGCTTTTACCGGCTGGGCATGGATGGTGGCGGGGTTTCTCTACGTCGGCTGGATGCTGAGCTTCCTGATTGATTTGCGACTTGAAGCGGGCAGAAACTGGGTGTTATTCGCTTTTTTCACCACCTTCGGCTCCGATAGCGCCGCATACTTCATCGGTCGGGTGCTGGGCCGACACCGCCTCGCCCCTCGTATAAGCCCGCAAAAGTCGTGGGAGGGGGCGATTGGAGGGATGCTGGGGGCGGCGGCAGTGAGCCTGCTCTTCACGCTGTCAACACCTTTACATATAACGCTGAGCATCGGGCAGGGGATTGTCCTGGCGCTGTTGGTAAGCATTTTCGGGCAGATTGGCGATTTGGCCGAGTCCCTGCTCAAACGTAATACCGGTGTAAAAGAGTCGGGCACTTCAATTCCAGGACATGGCGGTTTTCTGGACCGGATGGACAGCGCTGTCTTCGCCGGCGTTACCGTATATTTATACTATACATTCGCCATTCTATAA
- a CDS encoding peptidyl-alpha-hydroxyglycine alpha-amidating lyase family protein has translation MIVGSGDFKYERVEGWAKVPEYFDLNDPVDIATDSRDRVYVGSRGNHPILIFDREGNFVSCWGEGYFLDPHGLYLGPDDTIYITDAKTHTVEKRTLGGELLMTLGTRFRAMPIMLRAPFNQPTGVVLGPEGEMFVTDGYGNFLVHKFSPEGELLKTWGEHGNGSGQFELPHKLDIDKYGRLYICDRNNDRIQIFDLDGEFIDMWTDCHWPQDISIDKGNDLAYVVESHMHGTFKPRVTVRDLKGNILSEFGGYEHEGKGVLENSHTICADSRGDIYIGDIVKVKRLMKFARVS, from the coding sequence ATGATAGTTGGCAGCGGTGACTTCAAGTACGAGCGTGTGGAAGGTTGGGCCAAGGTACCTGAATATTTTGACCTGAATGACCCGGTTGATATTGCTACCGATTCGCGGGACCGCGTCTATGTTGGCTCCCGAGGCAACCACCCGATTCTTATCTTCGACCGCGAGGGCAACTTCGTTTCCTGCTGGGGTGAGGGATACTTTCTGGACCCCCACGGTCTTTACCTCGGTCCCGATGATACGATCTATATTACCGATGCCAAGACACACACGGTGGAGAAACGGACGCTCGGCGGCGAACTGCTCATGACCCTGGGGACCAGGTTCCGCGCCATGCCTATCATGCTGCGCGCCCCGTTCAATCAACCGACGGGAGTAGTGCTGGGGCCAGAAGGAGAGATGTTTGTCACCGACGGTTATGGCAACTTTCTGGTGCACAAGTTCTCGCCCGAGGGAGAGTTGCTCAAGACTTGGGGTGAACATGGCAATGGCTCTGGGCAGTTCGAGCTGCCGCACAAGCTTGATATAGATAAGTATGGTCGGCTCTATATCTGCGACCGGAACAACGACCGCATACAGATTTTCGACCTTGACGGTGAGTTCATTGATATGTGGACCGACTGCCACTGGCCGCAGGATATCTCCATTGACAAGGGAAATGATCTCGCCTATGTGGTGGAGAGCCACATGCACGGGACGTTCAAACCCCGAGTCACGGTGCGTGACCTGAAGGGCAATATCCTGTCCGAATTCGGCGGGTATGAGCATGAAGGCAAGGGAGTGCTGGAAAATTCCCACACCATCTGCGCTGATTCACGTGGTGACATCTACATTGGCGATATCGTCAAGGTCAAGCGATTGATGAAATTTGCCAGAGTGAGCTAA